ACCCCACCCCGTACAAATCCTCCGGCGCCGGATCCGCCACTTCCTCCCGCTTCTGCAACACCAGGCACAACAGCCGGCCCCCCGCTACCACGTCGTCCACCAACCGGATGCTCGATCCCGAATCCACCAGCAACGGCGAAACGTTGCCCGGAAAAATCACAATGTCCGACAACCCCAGTACCGGAAGCTCCCCAGGCAATTCCGCCCGTGGCCCCTCCTCCCCGGAAGGCACCGCAGCATCCCGTACCAGACTGATGAACTCGGTATCCAGACCTCCCATGCGAAGATTATGACGAAGGCCACGTCCTCCTTCCCGTGCCGCCCTCGTTCGCTCCCACCGTTTGCTCCCACCGTTTGCCTCAGGCCACCTCAATCCGCTGCGGCCCTCCCGCCGTCTCCCCCAATCGCCCAAACTCCACCCGCAAAAACCCGTTCAGGTACACCGCCCGCGCGCTCGCCATGTCCGTGCCCAAAGGCAACTCCACCGCCGCCTCAAACGCCCCGTATTCGATCTCCAACATCAGGAAACGCGAGCCGGGGGCCCGCGGACAATCCCGTCGTATGCCCTTGATGCGCAAACGATTCCCATCGACGGTCAAGGACAGGTCCTCACGCCGGATTCCCGCCAGCTCCGCCTTCACGACGATTCCTTCGTCGTGCGCAAACACATCCACGTTCGGGACCCAAGCCACGCCATTGCCTGCCGTCTTCATGGGCGCCTTGGGCCGCGTCGTGACAAACTTAGCCGCGGTACTGATCTTCGAGGAAGCCATGCCCAGTGACCGGAGGTTACGACACCGCGTCCAGCCACGCAAGACATCGACCCGGACTTTTGCAGGCCCCGCCCCGGCGTCCCATGCTTCCTATCTCCCTCCCCCAGAGGTATTCCCCCCGGAGCCGCCGCCCTTCCATCCCTTCCTCCCGCAACATCCCCCTCCGCACCCCCCGCCGCGATGCCATGCCTTCCAAGCCATCCCGCCCGCCGATAGGGCCACAATCCCCAGTGCCGTCCACGCCTGCCAATCCATGACGCATCCTCGCTCCGGTCCTCACTCCCGGCCTCCTTCCCACCCGCCGGTCCCGTCGCCCCCCCCGCACCTGGCGCAACGCCGACCGGGGGGGGGGACACGACGCCCTGGGGCCAATGGGCTGCCAATGGGCTGCCAATGGGCTTACACCACCTCGGGCACCACGAACGGCGCGCGATATTCCCGGGTCAGCAACCGGTTCGCCTCGCGATTCCCCCGGAACCGCTCGCTCGACGGATCCATCCGCAACCCGACGCCCAGCGTGATCCGATCCGCATCGAGATCCACCTCGTTCGCCTGCAGGTGCTCCACCATCCGGTCATAGGCCTCCTCCAAGGAGGCATGTTCCCGAATCTGCTCCCGGATCGCGCCCACCGACTGCTCCTTCCCAAGTTGGTGCGAGATGTTGCCGGTATGGCAAAGCGCACTCGAAAGGTGACCCTCCAGAATGTCCGCGGTCAGGTCCTCCACCTGCCGGCTCCGCACCGCCGCAATGAAGTTCTCGTAGTGGTTGCGGGTCCCGTTCCATCGCTTCAATTCGGTGCCATCCTTGTCGTAGGCAATCGCGCTGTTGTAGTTCGGCACCAGCACATGTCCTCCCTCGCACTCGACCACCACCGCCACCGAACCGCCCCGGTACCGGTCCATATTGCGCCCCCACTCCGCCTGACCCGCCTTGTCCTTCGGCAAACCTCTCACCTCAAAGATCAGCGGCGCCTTGGCATACCCGTGGTACGCCACCTGGGTGTTGGGCGTGTCCCCGTCGTCCACGTACCCCAGCCGCCCCCCCACGCTCAGCACCACCGGAGACAACTCCATCTCGCCCAGGAACCATCGCGCAATGTCCATCTGGTGGATCCCCTGGTTGCCCAGATCCCCATTGCCGGTCTCGAAGACCCAGTGCCAGTCGTAGTGAAGGTTCTGCCGCATCAACGGCGACATCGGGGCCGGCCCGCACCACAGATTGTAGTCGATGTGCTCCGGAATCGGCTGCGGCCCGTCCACCTTGCCGATGCTCGCGCGCGCCTTGTAACACAGCCCCCGAGCCACCTTGATCTTCCCAATGTTCCCCGCCGCCACCCAGTCCACCGCCTCCTGAATCGCGTGGCTCGACCTGCTCTGCGTCCCGGTCTGTACAATCCGCCTGTATTTCCGCGCCGCTTCCACCGCCTTCCGCCCCTCCCACACGTTGTGGGACACCGGCTTCTCCAGGTACACGTCCTTGTTCGCCTGGCACGCCCAAACCGAGATCAGCGCATGCCAGTGGTTCGGCGTCGCCGTCGAGATGATGTCGATGTCCTTGTCCGCAATGCAGTCCCGAACGTCCAGATACCCCTTCACGTCGTGTCCCTGCTCCTTGAGTTTCGACACCGCGCCATCCAGCACCCGCTGGTCGCAGTCGCACAAGGCCGCCACCCGCACCCCGGGAATCCTCAGGAAACTGTTGATGTGGTCGTTGCCGCGCCCCTTGAACCCGACCACCGCCACCCTCAGGGCGTCGTTGGCTCCGTAAACCCGGTTCCAGGAAACGGCAGGCAGGGCCAGGGCGGCGGATGCCACGGCCGTGGTCTTGAAAAACGATCGACGATGCATGCGTACACTCATGGGCTTGTCTTGGGGTTGGGGTTGGGAATCGATCCGGGAATTTCCTGAGTATCGGGTGCCCGCATCCCGGCGGACAACCCTTTTTGAGCTCTGTGCCCGCCGA
The Verrucomicrobiia bacterium genome window above contains:
- a CDS encoding Hsp20/alpha crystallin family protein produces the protein MKTAGNGVAWVPNVDVFAHDEGIVVKAELAGIRREDLSLTVDGNRLRIKGIRRDCPRAPGSRFLMLEIEYGAFEAAVELPLGTDMASARAVYLNGFLRVEFGRLGETAGGPQRIEVA
- a CDS encoding Gfo/Idh/MocA family oxidoreductase → MSVRMHRRSFFKTTAVASAALALPAVSWNRVYGANDALRVAVVGFKGRGNDHINSFLRIPGVRVAALCDCDQRVLDGAVSKLKEQGHDVKGYLDVRDCIADKDIDIISTATPNHWHALISVWACQANKDVYLEKPVSHNVWEGRKAVEAARKYRRIVQTGTQSRSSHAIQEAVDWVAAGNIGKIKVARGLCYKARASIGKVDGPQPIPEHIDYNLWCGPAPMSPLMRQNLHYDWHWVFETGNGDLGNQGIHQMDIARWFLGEMELSPVVLSVGGRLGYVDDGDTPNTQVAYHGYAKAPLIFEVRGLPKDKAGQAEWGRNMDRYRGGSVAVVVECEGGHVLVPNYNSAIAYDKDGTELKRWNGTRNHYENFIAAVRSRQVEDLTADILEGHLSSALCHTGNISHQLGKEQSVGAIREQIREHASLEEAYDRMVEHLQANEVDLDADRITLGVGLRMDPSSERFRGNREANRLLTREYRAPFVVPEVV